Proteins from a single region of Papaver somniferum cultivar HN1 unplaced genomic scaffold, ASM357369v1 unplaced-scaffold_70, whole genome shotgun sequence:
- the LOC113343975 gene encoding uncharacterized protein LOC113343975: MASSQKYVLSYADLVKGKQNHVSTSVDLNTLPNPTVKDGKPSIVIPDDMYLEGCDLWKHSLIGRLDFKTLKFEDAKKNLINQWQFTEDRVQFIPMNRGFFIIKLSSVEDKSRVHAKDAWIVEQQALTLIEWFRGFDVEKHKTSHATVWVKFLGFPIEFWVEKTLISLGKTLGTPVVVDRRTLNHFASVLIDIDFSQHDTESVHVQVGDRDFWQEIDIQKKPKFCSKCKIIGHSDDECRRKKHNKPIAPAQKYDKLTDWQEARKKGGINTASVVTNNVTSIVATNNISSVDVNNNVSSAAVSQEVLNEESRSCIDAAILEKTKQLVEEMVRSEAVYRAASAELLKSKQSNSAHTVLVSKTRGKSQKTKSDGLVELDRTKPPHPDKTVTTLPPTPVCDDLLKGSEFLSPNKFDALNSILAQEGEEVSDVFTTKHQAKCDQLIAVQRRIDKLNESNSTSESTSGTHSWSDSEENSTGLGYRARRVTNTSQLIKSIPKRS; this comes from the coding sequence ATGGCTTCTAGCCAAAAATATGTTCTTTCTTATGCGGATCTTGTAAAAGGTAAGCAGAATCACGTTTCAACATCTGTTGATCTCAATACGCTCCCCAACCCAACTGTTAAAGATGGTAAACCATCTATTGTTATTCCGGATGATATGTATCTGGAAGGGTGTGATCTATGGAAACATAGTCTTATTGGCCGCCTGGATTTTAAGACTCTCAAGTTTGAAGATGCTAAGAAAAACCTAATCAATCAATGGCAGTTTACTGAAGACAGGGTTCAGTTTATTCCAATGAATAGGggtttcttcatcatcaagttATCCTCTGTTGAAGACAAATCTAGGGTTCATGCAAAAGACGCCTGGATTGTTGAACAACAGGCTCTTACGTTGATCGAATGGTTTCGAGGATTTGATGTTGAAAAGCATAAGACCTCTCATGCTACGGTTTGGGTAAAGTTCTTAGGATTTCCTATAGAATTCTGGGTAGAGAAAACTCTCATTTCTCTTGGAAAAACTTTGGGTACGCCTGTTGTGGTTGATAGAAGGACTCTAAACCATTTTGCTTCTGTTTTGATAGACATTGATTTTTCTCAACATGACACGGAATCTGTCCATGTTCAGGTTGGTGATAGAGATTTTTGGCAAGAGATAGATATCCagaaaaaacctaaattttgttctAAATGTAAGATAATTGGTCATTCGGATGACGAATGCAGGAGGAAGAAGCATAATAAGCCTATTGCGCCTGCTCAGAAATATGACAAATTAACTGATTGGCAAGAGGCACGTAAAAAAGGAGGCATTAACACTGCTTCTGTTGTTACAAACAATGTTACCTCTATTGTTGCTACAAACAATATTTCTTCTGTGGATGTTAATAACAatgtttcttctgctgctgtttcACAAGAGGTTTTAAACGAGGAATCTAGGAGTTGCATTGATGCGGCTATTTTGGAGAAAACCAAACAGCTGGTGGAGGAAATGGTAAGGTCTGAAGCTGTTTATAGAGCGGCTTCTGCTGAGTTATTAAAATCTAAGCAGTCGAATTCAGCTCATACAGTTTTAGTTAGCAAGACTCGAGGTAAGTCTCAGAAAACTAAGTCAGATGGGTTGGTTGAACTGGATAGAACTAAACCCCCACATCCTGATAAGACTGTTACGACTCTTCCTCCAACTCCAGTGTGTGATGATTTGCTCAAGGGCTCTGAATTTTTGTCTCCTAATAAATTTGATGCTCTTAACTCTATCTTAGCCCAAGAAGGTGAAGAGGTATCTGATGTTTTTACTACTAAACATCAAGCTAAGTGTGATCAGCTTATTGCTGTGCAGAGAAGAATAGATAAACTCAATGAAAGCAATAGTACTTCAGAATCTACTTCTGGGACTCATTCCTGGTCTGACTCGGAAGAAAACAGTACGGGTTTGGGTTATAGAGCAAGAAGAGTTACTAATACTTCTCAGCTAATTAAGTCCATCCCCAAACGTTCTTAA
- the LOC113343977 gene encoding uncharacterized protein LOC113343977: MRVFFWNINGVSREEARCKLHELVKEFKPDIFCLAEPKVSCSNIFIRRLKLNGYDTNVIHNSSDYSISNLWVFTSTELDISVVVNMSRQTISISVDGVCITFVHASYLQVTRRRLWEQLNMDNVDIPWLLIGDFNCILRLEEKKGGREPHTCAINEFGDWMEDNLLFEADALGNKFTWSNCQSGSRRIISKLDRAVINATWLAKYENWRCKALPR, translated from the coding sequence ATGCGGGTCTTCTTCTGGAATATCAATGGGGTCTCTCGTGAAGAGGCTAGATGTAAGTTGCATGAATTAGTTAAGGAGTTTAAGCCTGATATTTTTTGTCTTGCAGAACCAAAAGTGTCATGTTCGAACATATTTATTAGGAGACTTAAGTTGAATGGTTACGATACAAATGTTATTCATAATTCTTCGGATTATTCTATTAGTAACTTGTGGGTGTTTACTTCAACTGAATTGGACATTTCGGTGGTTGTCAATATGAGTAGACAAACTATTTCGATTTCAGTTGATGGTGTGTGTATTACTTTCGTTCATGCTAGCTATCTTCAGGTTACTAGGAGACGCCTTTGGGAGCAGTTGAACATGGACAATGTTGATATTCCCTGGTTGCTTATCGGCGATTTTAATTGTATCTTACGTCTAGAGGAAAAGAAGGGGGGTCGTGAACCACACACTTGTGCCATTAATGAATTTGGAGACTGGATGGAAGACAATCTCTTGTTTGAAGCGGACGCTTTGGGTAATAAGTTTACGTGGTCTAATTGTCAATCAGGTTCTCGTAGAATTATAAGTAAATTGGATCGTGCTGTGATCAATGCTACTTGGTTGGCCAAAtatgagaattggcggtgtaaagctcttccaagGTAA